A window of Choloepus didactylus isolate mChoDid1 chromosome 21, mChoDid1.pri, whole genome shotgun sequence contains these coding sequences:
- the LOC119517255 gene encoding interleukin-22 receptor subunit alpha-2-like — MGEEIHPPPTIQPLASTPQKAPDPGGWAVRCKQASNQRNLYGQRQWKNKQGCWGIQGLFCDLTNETSDIQEPYYARVRTASAGVFSGWSVTRRFTSWWETTIDPPAMKITPLNGSLLVVLRAPDLPYKDQKGKNISMENYYGLVYRVFIINNSLEKEQKVYEGTHRAVRIEAPAPRAAYCVVAEMYRPVFDSSSQRSEETCVDSA, encoded by the exons ATGGGAGAGGAGATCCATCCCCCACCCACCATACAACCCCTCGCAAGCACACCCCAGAAAGCACCTGACCCCGGGGGCTGGGCAGTCAGGTGTAAACAGGCATCCAATCAA cgaaatctgtatgGGCAGagacaatggaaaaataaacagggCTGTTGGGGTATTCAAGGACTCTTCTGTGACCTCACCAATGAAACCTCAGACATACAGGAGCCCTACTACGCGAGGGTGAGGACGGCCTCGGCTGGGGTCTTCTCAGGCTGGAGCGTGACCCGGCGGTTCACATCCTGGTGGGAAACAACAATAGATCCTCCTGCCATGAAAATAACTCCACTTAATGGATCTCTGTTGGTGGTTCTCCGTGCTCCAGATTTGCCATATAaagaccaaaagggaaaaaatatatccatgGAAAATTACTATGGACTAGTATACCGAGTGTTTATAATTAACAATTCACTAGAAAAGGAGCAAAAGGTGTATGAAGGAACACACAGAGCTGTCAGAATTGAAGCCCCAGCACCTCGCGCTGCTTACTGTGTCGTGGCTGAAATGTATCGGCCCGTGTTTGACAGCAGTAGTCAGAGGAGTGAAGAGACGTGCGTGGACAGTGCGTGA